GATGATGCAACCATTTCCAGCACTGTCCAAACTGGAGACTTGCTGTGCATGTGTACACCTGGGCTCTGAGGAACATGGGTTGGCTCTGACAGGAGGGAAATAAGCAATACTAACGTCAGAATAAAgatggaataaataaataaatgaacaagaCACCTGCTTTGCTAAGCAGcaaaaggaacagcagcagcaactaCCAAACTCCAATTCCAGGACTCCAGCAGTTTTATTCATTATAATTACACCTATTGACTCTTCAACTGTTTCATTGCTATAGCTACCAAAGTGGGTAGCATAGAGAAGAGCCTTGGTGCTGCCTGCATGCAAGCTTGCGGACGCAGTGCCCCACTGAGTGAGGTTGCACCTCAGCATGGACGGACAGAGAGGAAGTCTTTTCCTTCCTGGTGCAGCTGGTTGTGGCTGATATGGGCTAAGGATACTGTTCACATGCATGGTGCTGCCCTGTCCTGTCATGCCCTGCATTTGTCCTACACTCTGTGGACAGAAAGACTCCAAACTCTTCACCATTTCCTCCTGGCCATTCCTCTCTCCCTACAATTCATAATTCCCGTTTCAACAAcaattcaggattcaaaaacaTTCAGGATGTTTTGTAAATCTAATTTTAGAGAGTTGCTTTGGTGCTCCATCCCCTTGATCTtgtaaaagttgtttttctctgGCTGTAGCAATCTCTGGAGCTGCAAATGCAGAATGACCTTTCTGAGACTGTAGTTCTGTTGCAGGTCACCACTGCCATGCCATGGGTCTTccatgtcacacacacacagaatcacagaactgtagggatTGGAAGATACTCTGGAGATCCCTCAGTTGGGATCCCTGTTAAGGCAGGTTCCTTAGAGCACATTGCACAGGAAAAtttccaggtgggttttgaatgtcCCTAGGGAAGGAGgttccaccacctctctggcagCTTGCTTAGTTCTCTGTCCTTCTGTGGCTGGGCAGGCTATGAACAGCCTCTTCCCTGCCTGCATTGCTCTCCAATTCTGTGTGGAGCTGGTAGGATACCTTAGAGTCTGATCCCGAGGAGCACTGacctttctgctgctctgcactgtggcagcttcattctttcctttatgCCTCCTGGACTTCTCTGTCCCAGAGAACCCAACTGGTGCTTTTCAagattttacaatttttttagTTACACTAATGCACTCCTATTTTAGCTGACACTTTAGCAAAATGTccactgccttctgcctgtGGATTCCCTGGTGCTGTTTCCCTGATTCCCCCCACACTTGATAATTCCTAGTTGTTTAATTAAACTGCAAATTTCATCCCTTCCCTATTCATTCTCCTCTCCGAATCACTGATGCAGTTGCTTGTGTCGAGATGGTTCTGCATGTTAAGCAGGTCTCTCCTACAGCTATTCCACAAATGTGTATCCTCATCTTCACCCCGCAAGCTCCACCACCCTCTCAGAGCTGCAGCCGTGAGCACAAAGCGCCATTTTCATCTCAGTGTCTGCAGGGTTTGCCTTTGAGAGGTGAATTTTCAGGCACGTgccttcctgcaggcagctgctgagctgttGATTGCTGGATATGCACTCTTGGTAAAGGTTACACCGGTGCAATATTGGCTTATGGGAAAATCTGTGTCtgttcctgcaggcagctgatTAACCAGCCAGCTGTGGCCAGATGTCTGAGATCCTCCGGGATAACCGCCACTTTAAGAGCTCACATGGATTGAGTTGGACTGCCGTTGCTTTGTAACATGCTCAGGCTCAGTGCTGAACGGTCCTGAACCATCTTTCATGTCCGAGTTATCAGAGTGCATGGGCTGAATGCTGGAGGGGGGCTCTCCCTGTgaagatttttgtctttctggtTTTGCCGAGAGCAAGAGACTCCGAGCAGTACCTAGGTTCCCTTCACTTTGTACTTTTCTAACCTCAGTCAGATGTAATCTATAAAGCAGCTTTCAGCCAATCTTTTTCCCACGTAACCACTGTTATCGCCCATGATAAATAACAGTAggtgttattttaaaaagactgATCAGAAAGATGTAGATGACATGATTCACTCGATATCTATAATTTGCAATAAAAGTACGGCATTTTCTGGTCTCAGTTTCGGCACACCAGGGCTCTGTGCCTTACGCTTCAGGGCTTGTTCTCATCTTCATATCCCCTTACATGGAAACCCTTAGGGAACTGGGGCTCTGTCTCTGCCAGACGCAGACAGCGAACAAATCCTACATATTGCATCGCTCACCCTTTGTTTTTCAGGGCCTGGTTGGGGTTCTTAGCCAGGGCTGGGTTGTTTCTGCTTACACTGCAtcccctcagtgctgcagctaGAAAAGAAGGCAACACAGGCATTTCCTCCAGCATGCTTATCCCTTCCTTGAAACTGCCTACAACTCAGGTAGGTTTCTATTGCAGAAGAACAAagcagataaaacaaaacaaaacaaaaaggaggaaaaatccCATAGTGaatggttgttgttttttatttgtttgttttcccattaaGGGATATGGGGAAGTTCTCTTAAAAACATGCAGGTTGAAATCAGGGAATGGCTTTTGCTCAATGCTGATGTAAGCAGTGCTGGCAACACACAGTTTGGGTTGGCTGCATCCCTTTGTAATTTTGGTGTAGTTTGGTTCCCAGTGTCCTGAGACCCCAGGCAGCCAGAGGCTCTGATGGATTTCATCAGTAGCTCCCTTTTGGACTTTTATCATTTCCTATCCCAGAAACAGCACCACCAAGAGTCAGTGCTGTCTGTACCTGCCGGGATTGCTGGGGAGTCAAGTTGCTGCCCTtcccccccagcagccctgcgAGAGCACTGCCTTGGTGCCTTGGGTCTCATTCGGCGAAACAGGCAGCAAAAAtgcccctgctctgctttgtgtgtgcctgggctgcagggtgCTCCTGTAGCAGacagcaggaggtgctgctctcagctgaCGCCTTCGTTACTGCAGTGCTACAGCCAATTAATCTTCTGCCCATAATATTCAATAGCATACCTCTAGCAGGCTCAGCAtagaagcagctgctgagtgAGGAATGCATGGAGCAGGCTTTCCAGCCTGTCTGTGAGGCAGGAAGACACAagcctttaattttttttgacACTATTTTGTAATTATCATAAATGTTTATGTTGCTTTGGTCCACCATGGCAGGCCAATAGTAAATTCGTTTGTGATGCCTATTTGTTACAACGGCTGGAGCCTCTCAACCCCCTTGTTGTGTCTGGCAGCTCCCAGGGATTAATTGCATGCTGTCAGAAAGGCAGCTCCAGCAAATCCAGCCCCAGCTTGCTAATAGTGGGATTATTATTTAACAGTTCAAGTCTGTGTGTGGTTGCTTTTTATTCGACTGCTTAGCAGGTTTAAAGAGGTTTTCAAAGAATTgagcagctgaagcagaagTCACTATGTGTTCAATGGGGAGTCCATTAGCTGTAGCCGCCTGCTGGCTCCCAGCTCACTGAtgagcagctccctgctcttgTACTGGGGGGAATGGGCTCACGGGGGCACGACTGCAGCCCTTGGGGTCCTACTGAACTGTGCAGGAGGTGCGGGCACCCAGGGAGAGTGGCAGCatggggctgcacagccccaaTACGTCCTGCTGCTGTCTCACCACTCTGTTCACAAAGCTGTTGAGCTCCACTTACAACCACTGAGGTAATCTGTGTTCTGGGTGGGCTTTTGTAGACCTTCCTGCTTTGGTGAAATGCCTTCCAAAGCAAACTGAGAGAAGGCCATCACCACTTATTCTTGTTCCAGCTCTGTTTATCATTGTTATTTCTGGCTACCGCTATTTATCTCTTGATATAAATGTATATCCCAGACAAGGTCTTGCAAAACAGAATGAATACTATTCTGTCTCTTTACAATGTCTTTGTGATTTAattctgggcttttttttcagctgctttctgttggTGACTCATCATCGTTCCAGCCCAGCTGGCATAACCGGGTTCTTAGTTGTTTCTGATTGCTGAGGCTTTATAGGAAACGTATTGTTACAGGCAGGCAAGTGGAGGGCCCTGTTTATTACTATTGAAATCATCCCATTTTTATCACTTGAATCTTCAAGGTCATGCAGTTCTTACATGAAATACCTTTCCTTCTGCCCTCCACCAGCAGTATGATGCCGTTTCATAATCTCTGCATTTCATCAGTCCCTCTCATGCTGCAGCTGTTAATGAAGATGCTGAGGCTGGCGGGTCCCAGGCTCCCTCCTTGGGGAACAACTCACAGTGCTGcccctccaccacctccccttTCCCACTGACTCGTCTAGGCTTCCTCCACATGCTGTCCCCTGAGGTCCTCACTTCACTTGGTTTATCAAGCTGTTCTTCTGGGAAATAAAAACCTTAATCACAGATGCAgtgtttttatatttcaaatgaatttaaCTTGTGGTCAGTTGAGctaaaattatttcctattaGGCAAGAAAACTAAATTGAAAacactgttctttctctttggcCTGGTTACCTGTggggtgctgagctgccagagGCCCTTCCTGTGTGAGGTGGCCCAGCGGGCTCCAAGCCATTCTCTCATGGCTCTGGGGATGGGATATAGCTGCTCAAGCAAGAAGCCTGTGCCTTATGCTAAAGGATAATGTGTTCTCTCTAGTGCTTTGTATTTCACACTCCAGGCAGTGCCCAGCCCATAGAACACACAGACATGGGGCATCCCCCAAGTGTGTGGATTGGGAAGATTTCCTTTTTTGGGATCCGTTTTTCTCCCCAGTTTGAACCACAGTGCTATTTGTCCCATTTCCTCCAGCTCTCATAACAAATGCAGCCTAACTGCAGAGAAATTTATGCCTTCAGTTTTGTCACTTACCAATGCTGGGACTTAGGTTTATGCCTTTTGCTCTTCTAGGCCCGGTTTTCTGCATATTTCATCACTTCCAgtggctgctgacagcagcccagCTTCTTGACATCACACTCACTTTGGTCAGGTTTCAACGATCTCTGCAGGTCAAACCTTTCTCTGGTGTTAGGGATAGGGATTAGTTGACTTTAACAGCTGACCCTAACTCACAGCTTCAGCTTACAAGGAAAATTGGGCCAGCAATGACGTATCTTgtacttcaggtttttttttccagcaatgaaTGAACACTCATAACgcaatgctgtgttttattGAGTAGCTGTTGCAAGGATCAGTCTTATATGCAGTGCAGTTAACTATCTAGAAATCCAAAGTATGTAATAAGAACCTATAACTGAAACATAATAGCCCCAAACACTGTAAGAAGTTATGCACCATTTCATAATTTATTATAATACAAACAAGCCCATCAAACACAATATGTCTACTTATGAAAATATCAATATTCACAATTTAAATAGATGATAAGTCTCATAATTTTATATATCAGTAACTCAtctaaaaagtattttgttccTAGCTGTGGTCTTGAAGGAAATATTACCTACGTGTAATTGTAAAACTGTCCattcacagtttattttttatagttCTTGATACTTGAAATAGAAATTGAGTACAAAGGACCACCTCCGGAACAAAGATGATTTTGTCTCCAGgatgttttttccctaaattcCCTAAATAATGAAACTTTATGTGCTCAGTTAATTGTTTTTACTATTGTAAAATTAGGAGGTATGAATAACACAGCAAGACATTGGCTAGTTAGCAACAGTCATTGCAAGATGCtccacaaaaccaaaaaataagGCAAGTATTATCAACAGCAGCTCTCATACGCAGACCAAAAATGTCAAGGCATTATTGTCCAAACCAGACTCTAACAAGGCTTCAAACGTCTGTTAACAAGATACGTCTTGATCCAAAGCCCTCCTAAATTGATGGGGATTGGAGAAACCAACCACAAAAGCCTCATACAATCTTCTCTTTGACTTGAAGGGGCTTTGGAAGCAAGCTCTTAGAGCCCTAAATTATCAGAAATAAGATGACCACTGTATGTGAAAATTGCACCATGTCATTTCTAAAGTGATATGGAACAGGTTAGGAGttgttttttgaaatgaagCTACAACTATTTAATGAGTTAGTCTTAGTTGGAAATAAATATcgatgcaaaaaaaaaaaatctttaaatatGGGAACTTACAAAAATACTTCATTAGGACAGGAAAAAGTCAGATGATTCTGCCAGTTTGCAGGAAAACCATTATGTTACAAAAACTGGTAAATCACACCATGTGTATGGCAGCATATGCCATGCACCTAAttgagttttttttaataaataaaagcccTAAATATTCACTATTTTCTGTAAGGTTACTGTTATATTAAGCAGAATAGTGAATATcttgtataaatattttttcaatagaTACATTCTCAAAAATGAATTACTTATCTATATAGATATTGCACTTCAGACTCATTCACATGTAACTCAGACTAGCATTCCTCATAACAAATTCAGCATAAAAATAAGTTATAAATACAGTGTTTTCTCCAAAATGAGACATACAGTACCTTTTCCATAGGTAACTTTGGTTACTATCAACAGACacataaagaacagaaagagattTCTGAGTAAGGTAGAAGGCATGACCACAAGACTATTTATGTAAAACACTAGTAAAGGGAGGAGTAATTTTAACCTTGCTGTGATAAATACAGCAAGGCTGAGCATCCCTTTTATGCTTTATTATTGCAAGTAAGTGTGATATTTTGTTGAGATTACAGGAACAAACAGGCCAGAATATGAGGAGGCTCTTCATTTCCCTTTGAATATGTGGAGATTTGGGCTTGCAGCATTCCTTTGGAAAGGGACAGCTTTCACTCTGCCCGCCGAGCCCCTCTCCTTGCCACACCAGCACGGTCCTTGGGGTGCTGCAGCTCTTGGCggagcagctctgagcatctcACCCGGCCCGATGGCTCTGCTGATGGGGAGCAGTGGGCAGCACCTGCTCACCAAGGCGCtgggcccatccaacctgagtAGTCCGACCTTTCCTGAGAAAGCCCTTCTGCACCTCAGCCAGCCACTGCATGCAGCCCCACTCTTCATGGTTtgtgccttctgctgccatttcctCCCAAGGTGTGCTTGGGTTTGGGATAGGTTTTGGTCTTGCAGGATGCCAGCAGGAGTAGGTATGTAATTGCATGGCAGAAGGAAACCAGGCTGTTGTCCTCAGCAGGACTTCTGCAGACTTGGTATTTTTTAGGATGTGTTTGTGCACCAAAGCTGAGCCATCCACAGGTTTTAGAGGGATGCTTTCAACCCTCAGATCCCACTGAAGCAGAACAGACTGTATCCTTTTTTGGGAACCTCACTGTAGTAGTCCCAGATACACCATGAGCTCCCCGCTGGTAATGGAGGTGGACACAGACACAAACACACTGCTAGCACCAGGCTGTGGTTTGTTTGCAGTTACTGAGAGGCTGCTGTGTTCACTGACCAAATTGTGCTTGTGTTCACCATGCAAGGAAGTCTGCTCACACATTTAGTAAGGCTGTATTAAACACCCAATACCTAAGTGAAAAAGCTGGGGTACATGATTCTGAGAGACCATATGCCAAGATCTGAAAATGAgacaaagtaaaagaaatgcaCTTTAAGCCTTCCTGTAAATCTCTTCCCATTTTCTACACCCAGCATTGCTGTGAAGCTTTTTTTGAGtgtaaagaaagagaaattaagcCACTTTAAATAAGGTAAATATTTGAAACTAATCTATGTTTTCACTGCCGTAGGGTATTCAATGGATTTATTGGATTTCTTTCACAAATAGTCTTTTAACAATTGAATGGCAAATCTGCAATAGGAATAGCATAATCTGCCAGGAGAAAATCTCAGGTTAAGGTTTTATACGTACAATCCCTAAAGGCCTGAACGTGGGGGATAACTGAGAATCTTCACTGATTAACGAGGAAAGTGAGGGCTGTAATCAGTCCAAATCTTGCAGGACCAGCTTCAGTGGCAGCTCAGCATCAGGCAGGATTTGGCCTCACACTTGAGAGTCTTCAAAACTGTAATTGAAATAGCGGGGACAATTCTCTGCCTTTGTTCTTGGCTCTAGAAACCTCCCTCTGTCAATCTCCCCTGTCTTGGTTGTGTCTTAAATAACTTAAAACATGTGAACGTTGGCAGCTTGCAGGATTGCTTTCCATGCCAAGGCTGTGTAACAGGTCAAATATCGGCCCTTGAGCCCCGCTCAGATGAGCCAAAAGGGGCTTGTCATAGTCTGTGCCTCACGGACTGCCTCCTGCCAAAAGGACTTGACAGCAAATCTGTGTGGCGGTATTTCATGTCAGAGAGAACACATCTGTTTTGGCAAGGGCATATAACAGAAATGGCACCTTCCACAGCACGTGAAAGCATCAGTTTGCTCTTTTGATGGTGAACTACATGGTCAAGTAAGACTTTGttgtttctgaaaagtaattaaCTATTGCAGCTTCCTCCCTCAAAAGACTTTGGACTGCACTGGTGTTTGGATGCAAAACGTTTGAATGCAACTGAATGCTAAGACTTGAACTCTGAAGCATATTCAAAATGCTGTGTAGAAGATGAAGGCATTTGCCTTCATATTTCTGCTCCTAAAATCAAGTGCTCCTATTCCCTTCTAACAGTCACATCTGCCCTCAGCCTCCCAGGGAAATGAAATCGGATGACCACTCTTTAAAACAGCCACTTCAGCAGATTACATCCTGAATATGTAACCACTTGTAAAGAACTTTCACCCAGAAACTCCAATTATTGCCCTCTTCATGGTGATATTTTTATAGGCTTTCCATTCTTATCGTACTGGTAAACAAGCATTTTGATGCAATGAGAGTTGGCTGGGGAAATCCAAGGACTGCTTGTTATTGAAAAGTTATGGTTTGTATAGAATTGTACAGGTTGCTTCTGACACTTAAAGAAGGCTTTCAGTGTGGCAGCTGCCATTGTGCGAAATCTTTTGCTAATAAAACAGtagaggaagaaattaattgCAGTGTTCAGCAATGCTAGCATATTGGCAATGTCCGACACAATATGTACCACCCAGCTGTTGTTTATAGGTGATACGTAGAGGTGATACAGTATCATGATTATTCTTGGTGCCCAAAGAATGGCAAAAATAGAAGTTATAGTAAACAAAATGGCTGTTGTTTTCCCTGTGGAGTATCCTCGCAGTCGGAAATTGCTCTTTCGTCGCAGCTTGTACACGATGATCGAATTAAGTATGAAGAAGATGGAGCAGGGCACTAAGTAAACAGTAAAGCAGTGGATCCAGATGAGGACGTGATGCATTGATGTGCTTATGTAGTCTTCAATCCAGATATTGGGCCACCAGTAGTAGGGAATGCTGGTCAAAAAGCAGGTGATGTAAACACTTACAATGACTTTTCGAGTACGAGCAGGGTAGGAGACTGTATGATACTTAAGTGGATGGCACACAGCTATGTACCTATCAATTGTTAGTGGAACCGTAATCCAAATGGATGTGTGGATGGAAGAAAATTCCAATACCTCAATTATTTTGTCCAGTACCTGAGGCATCTGTTTGTTTAAGACGAAATCTTCCAAGAGGAAGTCAACAAAGACAATGAAGAAGAGAACGAGGATGTCAGCAGCAGCTAGAGCTAGAAGATAGTTGTAGGAGGACTTCTGCCTGCGAGCCACCAGCTGGGAGAGGATGATGACTGTCAGGATGTTTGCTGTGGAGACAAAAACACAGAGTTAGGCCTTTAAGATGTGACATCAGCTTTTCTGAGTGCTTACTTGGAGCAGCAGCTATGTTTGAGCACTTGGCAACATGACCTTTATTAAaatctgagaaactgaaagagagcagctgtggtactggccctgctcccagctgtgtgtTACACTGTCACTTGGTAACCCTGTACTCCAGGAAAAGGGCAGAAAGTTGGTCCCTTGAGTCCCTGCGTGGGGTTAGGTGATGTTCAGCAGCcctctgccacctccctggTGCAGATGtagaagcagagctgtggctctgctgctgctctctgggtgccccacagaccccaaagGAGCACCCTGAGCAGGGGGCTGGGATAACCAGCCTTGCTCAGCAGGGATGAGGGCACAGAAAGGCTGTTCTGCTGAGAAGATGGCTGGGGTACAAGGAGGAGCTGAggagcagctctcctcctgcccaggctGGCCCTGCAGCAACACTGCTTACACATGGGATCCCAATCGAGCAGAGGATTCCCAGGACAGCACGTGTCTCAGCTCCTCCCAAAAGCTGGAGGTACTCTGCAAGGCCTTGAGATGTTCCCAGCTATGCCTACGATGTCTGACCCGCTCTCCTACAGATGGTTTCTGGCAAAATGTCTCTCCTCACCACTGAAATAAAGACCTGCCTGCTTAGCCACAGCTGCTCTTCAAAAGTCCTTCCCAGTTTACAAGGTGTTTTTCCTCTGGAGTGGTACAGCCAAGTCTTTAAGGAAATCCTGCTGCTCAAGTCAGACATGATGGATGTTCTGGCTCAGCACAAACGTAAACATCCCTGAGCATCCTGAGAATCTTTCTGCTTGCAACTATCTGGCTGCAACACAGACCCATCACCTAAATTGTGCCTGGAAGTACTGCATGGCACTTAAATAATATTGTGGTGAAGATATTCTTGtctttgctgttttcactgGCTGGTTTGCTTCAGACTTCCAAAGCTGTGATTCAGCTTAAAAGTACTTTACTAGCTGGTTGAAAAGAGACAGTAAAATAGGTACCTGTATGTAAGTGCTCTACGGAGGGCTCAGTCCTACAGCCCATGGCCCTGCAGGGATCCCCACAGAGGGAAGGTCCGGCAGTCCTTGAGAGCTTTGCTGGGGCACTAAGGTATACCCAAACTTTCACTGCTTGCTCATGTTTGCTAGAAATTACTCTATAGTCTcgaatcaggaaagaaaaagctgtaattCCTCCTAGATGCATGGCTGGAATGAGACAACCACGACTGCTCCCATCAGAAGTTTAAATCACTAG
This window of the Lagopus muta isolate bLagMut1 chromosome 15, bLagMut1 primary, whole genome shotgun sequence genome carries:
- the GPR139 gene encoding probable G-protein coupled receptor 139 isoform X1, which codes for MEHNHLHLHNGSLVPHHRYGCGLGYAPVVYYSLLLCLGLPANILTVIILSQLVARRQKSSYNYLLALAAADILVLFFIVFVDFLLEDFVLNKQMPQVLDKIIEVLEFSSIHTSIWITVPLTIDRYIAVCHPLKYHTVSYPARTRKVIVSVYITCFLTSIPYYWWPNIWIEDYISTSMHHVLIWIHCFTVYLVPCSIFFILNSIIVYKLRRKSNFRLRGYSTGKTTAILFTITSIFAILWAPRIIMILYHLYVSPINNSWVVHIVSDIANMLALLNTAINFFLYCFISKRFRTMAAATLKAFFKCQKQPVQFYTNHNFSITSSPWISPANSHCIKMLVYQYDKNGKPIKISP
- the GPR139 gene encoding probable G-protein coupled receptor 139 isoform X2, with protein sequence MHLGGITAFSFLIRDYRVISSKHEQAVKVWVYLSAPAKLSRTAGPSLCGDPCRAMGCRTEPSVEHLHTANILTVIILSQLVARRQKSSYNYLLALAAADILVLFFIVFVDFLLEDFVLNKQMPQVLDKIIEVLEFSSIHTSIWITVPLTIDRYIAVCHPLKYHTVSYPARTRKVIVSVYITCFLTSIPYYWWPNIWIEDYISTSMHHVLIWIHCFTVYLVPCSIFFILNSIIVYKLRRKSNFRLRGYSTGKTTAILFTITSIFAILWAPRIIMILYHLYVSPINNSWVVHIVSDIANMLALLNTAINFFLYCFISKRFRTMAAATLKAFFKCQKQPVQFYTNHNFSITSSPWISPANSHCIKMLVYQYDKNGKPIKISP